In Akkermansiaceae bacterium, the following are encoded in one genomic region:
- a CDS encoding LysM peptidoglycan-binding domain-containing protein encodes MKTIALTSTVFTLAAASLFGQSQSDIETLRARADAQERKITQLEKELSKLRTYHADEKGAPAASSASAPGSTSAAGTYIVKKGDILTRIAYRHKTSVAAIMKANGLRNDRITIGQKLRIPGAAAAPAASSSGRTEMAQKPAPAPAPSKSVGTHTVKRGETFYSIARQYKISVKSLEAANPRVRPTSMHVGQSLVIDGNARPVASKGPASYTPISKLPASKPKAKAPSKAVAEYVDQPKAKEVVRNAPQDRKTTAAAGSEPAIRTITVHQQMTYGQFASKYGASTTQLNALNGLSLSKNTMLAKGSELYVPQF; translated from the coding sequence ATGAAAACCATCGCCCTTACTTCCACTGTTTTCACTCTCGCCGCCGCCTCCCTTTTCGGCCAAAGCCAGAGTGACATCGAGACCCTCCGTGCCCGTGCTGATGCGCAGGAGCGTAAGATCACCCAGCTCGAGAAGGAGCTCAGCAAACTGAGAACCTATCATGCCGATGAGAAGGGTGCCCCGGCGGCCAGCTCTGCTTCTGCCCCGGGCAGCACCTCCGCCGCTGGCACGTATATAGTAAAAAAAGGTGATATCCTCACCCGTATTGCCTATCGTCACAAGACATCGGTAGCCGCGATTATGAAGGCAAACGGTCTGCGCAATGACCGGATCACCATTGGACAGAAGCTGCGCATTCCTGGTGCTGCTGCTGCCCCTGCTGCAAGCTCATCGGGTCGGACGGAAATGGCCCAAAAGCCGGCGCCAGCCCCGGCACCATCGAAGAGCGTTGGCACCCACACGGTAAAACGCGGGGAGACCTTCTACTCGATCGCCCGCCAATACAAGATAAGTGTCAAAAGCCTGGAGGCAGCCAACCCCAGGGTGCGCCCGACCAGTATGCATGTTGGCCAGAGTCTGGTTATTGACGGCAATGCCCGGCCGGTAGCGAGCAAGGGACCGGCTTCCTATACCCCGATTTCCAAATTGCCTGCGTCGAAGCCGAAGGCAAAGGCCCCAAGCAAAGCGGTTGCCGAGTATGTCGACCAGCCCAAGGCCAAGGAGGTCGTGCGTAATGCCCCCCAGGATCGAAAAACGACAGCCGCAGCCGGTTCTGAGCCGGCCATCCGCACCATTACCGTGCACCAGCAGATGACTTACGGCCAGTTCGCCAGCAAGTATGGCGCCAGCACCACCCAACTCAACGCGCTCAACGGCCTGAGCCTGAGCAAGAACACCATGCTGGCCAAGGGCTCCGAGCTCTACGTGCCACAATTCTAG
- a CDS encoding DUF87 domain-containing protein, with protein sequence MNIQAGDYEKLGSFYLGRSYDLKKSELEDELVLYDSKDLVTHGVVLGMTGSGKTGLCLSILEEAAMDNIPAIIIDPKGDIANLMLSFPDFKASDFRPWINEDDAAKKGKTPDEFAEKTANMWKEGIGSWGQSPDRVKEFRDKVDINIFTPGSKAGIPVSILSSLEVPPFEVLDDGELLGDRIESTVSSLLSLVGVDADPIQSPEAVLLGTIFGHCWRAGQDLTLESLIRHLQKPPFDKVGVIDVNSFMDAKERQKLALRFNSLLASPGFSTWMEGPALNISHMMHSPEGKPRMSIFSIAHLSDTERMFFVSLLLNQMLGWMRTQSGTTSLRALLYMDEIYGFLPPSANPPSKKPMMTMLKQGRAFGLGCLLATQNPVDLDYKALSNIGTWWLGRLQTERDKARVLDGLEGAAASQEGGFNRQRMEELLAGLGARVFLMNNVHEDAPVVFHVRWVMSYLCGPLTRSKIKKLMDPKRDRFPSGKESPATAAQSSNPMAMPSAAAQATVGERPVVGSGVTEYFVPFAGEPDGITYKPALIREANVHFSSTKCGIDGSRLMRFTNAITDKGIDWNHDAGCTHPIKSLKDEPRKGCGFDELPGFAMNADNYKQVEKDFADYIYRNERVEIFYCPLFKTYSQLGESEGAFRGRLATQAREVRDEAVEQLRDKYEAKIKTKESQVDRAENTLAKEEAEASSATWDIGAKVIGGLLGKLLGGRRSSSSSTVSSPNH encoded by the coding sequence ATGAACATCCAAGCGGGCGATTATGAGAAACTGGGATCCTTCTATCTGGGAAGATCTTATGACCTGAAAAAAAGCGAACTTGAGGACGAATTGGTGCTCTACGACTCCAAGGATCTGGTCACTCACGGAGTGGTGCTGGGGATGACCGGCTCAGGTAAGACGGGACTTTGCCTTTCCATCCTGGAAGAGGCCGCCATGGACAACATCCCGGCGATCATCATCGATCCCAAGGGCGACATCGCCAACCTGATGCTCAGCTTCCCCGATTTCAAAGCTTCCGATTTCCGCCCGTGGATCAACGAGGACGACGCTGCGAAAAAGGGTAAAACACCCGACGAGTTTGCAGAAAAAACCGCCAACATGTGGAAAGAGGGCATCGGCTCGTGGGGCCAGAGCCCTGACCGGGTCAAAGAGTTCCGCGACAAGGTCGATATCAACATCTTCACCCCAGGCAGCAAGGCCGGTATTCCCGTTTCCATTCTCAGCTCGTTGGAAGTCCCCCCGTTTGAGGTGCTCGACGACGGCGAGCTGCTCGGCGACCGGATCGAGAGTACAGTCAGCTCGCTGCTGTCACTTGTCGGTGTCGATGCCGATCCCATTCAGAGTCCTGAAGCGGTTCTGCTGGGAACCATTTTCGGTCACTGCTGGCGAGCCGGGCAGGACCTCACCCTGGAATCCCTGATTCGCCATTTGCAAAAACCTCCTTTTGATAAAGTGGGTGTCATCGATGTTAATTCGTTTATGGACGCCAAGGAGCGCCAGAAACTTGCGCTTAGATTCAACTCGCTTTTGGCTTCCCCCGGTTTCTCGACCTGGATGGAAGGGCCGGCACTCAATATCTCGCACATGATGCATAGCCCCGAGGGTAAACCCCGGATGTCCATTTTTTCCATCGCCCACCTCAGTGACACCGAGCGGATGTTCTTTGTCAGCCTGCTGCTCAACCAGATGCTGGGATGGATGCGCACGCAAAGCGGCACCACCAGCCTACGGGCCTTGCTCTACATGGATGAGATCTACGGCTTCCTGCCGCCATCGGCGAACCCACCCAGTAAAAAGCCAATGATGACCATGCTCAAACAAGGCCGCGCATTTGGTCTTGGATGCTTGCTCGCCACCCAAAACCCGGTGGACCTCGATTACAAGGCACTCTCTAACATCGGGACATGGTGGCTGGGCCGACTGCAAACCGAACGCGACAAGGCACGTGTGCTGGACGGCCTCGAAGGGGCCGCCGCATCCCAGGAGGGGGGATTCAACCGCCAGCGCATGGAGGAGCTGCTCGCCGGTCTGGGGGCGCGGGTATTCCTGATGAACAACGTGCACGAGGACGCCCCCGTGGTCTTCCACGTCCGCTGGGTGATGAGCTACCTCTGCGGTCCCCTCACCCGCTCCAAGATCAAGAAGTTGATGGACCCGAAACGGGACCGGTTCCCCTCCGGAAAAGAAAGTCCCGCCACCGCCGCGCAGTCGTCCAACCCGATGGCCATGCCAAGTGCCGCCGCTCAGGCTACGGTGGGCGAACGCCCGGTCGTCGGCTCCGGTGTCACCGAGTACTTTGTCCCCTTCGCTGGCGAACCCGACGGCATCACCTACAAGCCGGCTCTCATCCGTGAAGCCAACGTGCATTTTTCCTCCACCAAGTGCGGTATCGACGGCTCACGTCTGATGCGTTTTACCAATGCGATCACCGACAAGGGAATCGATTGGAACCACGACGCCGGCTGCACCCATCCCATCAAGTCACTCAAAGACGAACCCCGCAAAGGCTGCGGCTTCGATGAGCTTCCAGGATTCGCCATGAATGCCGATAACTACAAACAAGTGGAAAAGGATTTCGCCGATTACATCTACCGCAATGAACGGGTGGAGATTTTCTACTGTCCACTTTTCAAAACCTATTCCCAGCTCGGCGAAAGTGAAGGCGCCTTCCGCGGTCGGCTCGCCACGCAAGCTCGTGAAGTCAGGGACGAAGCCGTGGAACAACTTCGCGACAAGTATGAAGCCAAGATCAAAACCAAGGAAAGTCAGGTCGACCGAGCCGAAAACACCCTCGCCAAGGAGGAAGCCGAAGCCAGCAGTGCCACCTGGGACATTGGCGCCAAAGTCATCGGTGGCCTGTTAGGAAAACTTCTGGGCGGCCGACGCAGCTCGTCCTCCAGCACGGTGAGTAGCCCTAATCATTAG
- a CDS encoding transposase, with product MSRHYSLKPRKFAMELRTSESCSVHGGQLAIVGLIRQSGLMGWISDYPQLEHRKNRNRGFDPEVYISTFLYNFCTGGSSLADAEALNEDKALLRLLGIKKLPDQSALGEWLRALDPAGLDALKAINRRFCTWVLKTAPANTYSYGGNELEWFFDDTQIEVSGKKFEGAAINYKGDVSLGWQTLWAGPLILECELGGQRGVSECFGRFCANSGKLRKKGKHYLYADSGSSDGEDLEHAAKHFTRHSISYNKWTSPLERMAGGLPEESWGESELTHWRGGIKHLVSYSWVRHQPSGCRQAHNFAALRHKREDDMFWSYCFVEVEEGRGHTAAQSRAAFERHRLKGECERRFGEVLSDLGLHRPPCHSLSANDGWYSLGALAYNILGALKLLVLPEKDLAKRPRTVMQRLLLLPMEIKRHARQLKAVVYICHERMKAWRQIFEEWMPDHRLMYPKA from the coding sequence ATGTCACGACACTACTCCCTGAAGCCGCGCAAGTTTGCAATGGAGCTAAGAACCTCGGAATCATGCTCGGTGCATGGAGGGCAACTGGCCATTGTCGGCTTGATCCGGCAAAGCGGACTAATGGGCTGGATCAGTGATTACCCGCAGCTCGAGCACCGCAAGAACCGCAACCGGGGCTTTGATCCCGAAGTCTACATCAGCACCTTTCTCTACAACTTCTGCACAGGAGGAAGCAGCCTGGCGGATGCGGAGGCTCTCAATGAAGACAAGGCACTGCTAAGGCTGTTAGGAATAAAAAAACTGCCCGACCAGAGCGCCCTGGGCGAATGGCTCCGGGCTCTGGACCCCGCGGGCCTTGATGCCCTCAAGGCGATCAACCGCCGGTTTTGCACATGGGTGCTCAAGACGGCTCCGGCCAATACATACAGCTACGGTGGCAACGAACTCGAATGGTTTTTCGATGATACCCAGATCGAAGTCAGCGGTAAAAAATTTGAAGGTGCCGCAATCAACTACAAGGGGGATGTATCGCTTGGTTGGCAGACGTTGTGGGCCGGGCCTCTCATCCTCGAATGCGAACTCGGGGGACAGCGCGGAGTAAGCGAGTGTTTCGGCAGGTTCTGCGCTAACAGCGGTAAGCTGCGTAAAAAAGGAAAACACTATCTCTACGCCGACAGCGGCAGCAGTGACGGGGAGGATCTTGAACACGCGGCCAAACACTTCACCCGCCACAGCATCAGCTACAACAAATGGACAAGTCCCCTGGAACGCATGGCCGGAGGACTTCCCGAGGAAAGTTGGGGCGAGTCCGAACTTACCCACTGGCGTGGAGGAATCAAACATCTCGTATCCTACAGCTGGGTAAGACACCAGCCCTCGGGCTGTAGGCAAGCGCATAACTTTGCGGCCCTGCGTCACAAACGGGAAGACGACATGTTCTGGAGCTACTGCTTCGTCGAAGTTGAAGAAGGACGGGGTCACACAGCGGCCCAATCCAGGGCAGCCTTTGAACGTCACCGGCTCAAGGGTGAGTGTGAACGCCGCTTTGGCGAAGTGCTCAGTGATCTAGGGCTTCACAGGCCGCCCTGCCACAGTCTCAGCGCCAACGACGGATGGTATAGCCTCGGGGCGTTGGCCTACAACATCCTCGGGGCCCTCAAGCTGTTGGTGTTGCCTGAAAAAGACCTGGCCAAGCGTCCGCGCACGGTGATGCAGCGGCTGTTGTTATTGCCCATGGAAATCAAGCGTCATGCCCGCCAACTCAAGGCGGTGGTTTACATCTGTCATGAGAGGATGAAAGCTTGGCGGCAGATCTTTGAGGAATGGATGCCGGATCACCGGCTGATGTATCCAAAGGCCTGA
- a CDS encoding tetratricopeptide repeat protein → MIFIDNLMHRLRECKAGQVCSLSTCLAPILPTSCKLVLLSLAGLLLVGRAVAIPDNQEVFTEANALYEQANVLALVNPSEAQDLYQSSILKYQFLVEKRNVNTAGLHTNLGNAYFAAGEQGWAVLHYQRALALSPLDGDVLHNLHYVRSLTIDELPKTRTQIVQDTLTFWHRWPFVHRATCFGLTHASFWVLVAMLFYRRERWLYWSIGTTATLSLIFGLSLLASHQRWDNPVDGVVVAREVIARQGNGLIYDNAFTSPLHAGTEFSVIEQRGDWYYVRLLNGDTCWLPVDSAELVGH, encoded by the coding sequence ATGATATTTATTGATAACCTCATGCATCGATTGCGGGAGTGCAAAGCAGGACAAGTTTGCAGCCTGTCGACTTGCTTGGCACCCATCCTGCCGACAAGTTGCAAACTTGTCCTACTTTCCCTGGCAGGGCTGTTGTTGGTGGGCCGTGCTGTCGCCATACCGGACAACCAGGAGGTTTTCACCGAGGCTAACGCTTTGTATGAGCAGGCGAATGTCCTGGCCTTGGTAAACCCTTCCGAGGCGCAAGACCTCTATCAGTCGTCTATCCTCAAATATCAATTCCTGGTCGAAAAGCGGAACGTCAACACCGCCGGGTTGCACACCAACCTGGGCAATGCCTATTTCGCCGCAGGTGAGCAAGGCTGGGCAGTGCTGCATTACCAACGAGCCCTCGCCCTCAGCCCCCTGGATGGGGATGTGCTTCACAACCTTCACTATGTCAGAAGCCTGACGATTGATGAGCTGCCGAAAACACGCACCCAGATCGTACAAGATACGCTGACCTTCTGGCATCGCTGGCCATTTGTTCACAGGGCCACGTGTTTCGGGCTGACCCATGCCTCATTCTGGGTTTTGGTTGCGATGCTGTTTTACCGCCGGGAGCGGTGGCTGTACTGGTCGATCGGCACGACCGCCACCCTGAGTCTCATTTTCGGACTGTCTCTTCTGGCCAGCCATCAACGCTGGGATAACCCGGTCGATGGTGTCGTGGTTGCCCGCGAAGTGATCGCCCGTCAGGGCAACGGCTTGATCTACGACAACGCCTTCACCTCCCCGCTACATGCTGGCACGGAATTCTCCGTGATCGAACAGCGGGGCGACTGGTATTACGTCCGACTCCTCAACGGCGACACCTGCTGGCTACCGGTAGATAGCGCGGAGTTGGTGGGGCATTAG
- a CDS encoding BatD family protein, translating into MNIDKLLTAIAAFMMSAVIGLTAPEAQMHVSMSAKSFYVGEEFLYEILISPADKVTADEAEGDDELAIQFLKQEVIKRDDISTVVLRYRMMPLSPGAVMLPSISVEVGDQVLTTDEEAFIDVKQAESYPGMEVIRAIPERDFYLGEPFMVDYTWKSPLELNGFRAVKFNLPLFYDPAFKIRSPHHWIEGDDKEAIGFPVANTRVIGRYGSLTEEGKRFHTVSFSKIVTPVKTGEFAMRPSTLLTSYVAPPGGRNKGGGWKTNYPSYFNNNFFAETEGETFKKYYATSKSRTIRVLPLPDAGRPHDFQGLVGACKVSVTATPTVLNAGDPITLTIVVDGYAFPEVFELPDLSAQAAFTRQFAMPPRQSSGRIEGKKKTYIRTLRPLAQDATTIPAVRIPYFDPRTKSYGVAESAPIPITVKAAEMVTAFDATMSGTGPLKNLVEKNPEGIRANVASLDAIHQSGLSELQCLLLLLVVPPAGFLVFYVASAQHRLMRKDPVRARAMGAMKRFNKSMRRFSGPDEGINMLDEIVRSYFADKLNLARHAHTFEELEDIIGDRVDIEPLREIYASSAYLTYREKDVKADLVSLAENARKCIQTINRSNKI; encoded by the coding sequence ATGAATATTGATAAACTACTCACCGCAATTGCAGCATTCATGATGAGTGCGGTTATTGGCCTAACTGCTCCCGAAGCGCAAATGCACGTCAGCATGTCGGCAAAGTCGTTTTATGTCGGTGAAGAGTTTCTCTACGAAATTCTCATCAGCCCGGCTGACAAGGTAACAGCGGATGAGGCTGAAGGGGATGACGAACTGGCGATTCAGTTTCTGAAGCAGGAGGTGATCAAACGTGATGATATATCCACGGTGGTGCTGCGCTACCGCATGATGCCACTGAGTCCAGGGGCGGTGATGCTTCCTTCCATAAGCGTCGAGGTGGGCGACCAGGTGCTGACCACGGACGAGGAGGCGTTTATCGATGTCAAACAAGCTGAAAGCTATCCCGGCATGGAAGTCATCCGGGCGATTCCCGAGCGTGATTTCTATCTGGGTGAACCTTTTATGGTTGATTACACATGGAAGTCCCCCTTGGAGCTCAACGGGTTTCGTGCTGTGAAATTCAACCTGCCGTTGTTTTACGATCCCGCTTTTAAAATCAGGAGTCCGCACCATTGGATCGAGGGCGATGATAAGGAGGCGATCGGTTTCCCGGTGGCCAACACGCGCGTGATCGGAAGGTATGGATCGTTGACGGAAGAGGGGAAGCGTTTCCATACGGTATCGTTTTCCAAAATTGTCACTCCCGTAAAAACCGGAGAATTTGCGATGCGCCCGAGCACCCTGTTGACCTCCTATGTGGCTCCTCCAGGGGGCCGCAACAAGGGGGGCGGGTGGAAGACAAACTACCCAAGCTACTTTAACAACAACTTCTTCGCCGAAACAGAAGGTGAGACATTCAAAAAGTACTATGCCACTTCCAAGTCGCGCACAATACGTGTGCTGCCGCTTCCCGATGCGGGCAGGCCACACGACTTCCAGGGGTTGGTCGGAGCTTGTAAGGTATCTGTCACGGCCACCCCGACGGTGCTGAACGCGGGCGACCCCATCACGTTGACCATCGTCGTCGATGGCTATGCGTTTCCCGAAGTATTCGAGCTGCCCGATCTGTCGGCACAGGCTGCGTTTACTCGACAGTTTGCCATGCCGCCGAGACAGTCGTCTGGCAGGATTGAGGGAAAGAAAAAAACCTACATCCGCACACTCCGCCCGCTCGCCCAGGATGCGACGACGATTCCTGCCGTCCGGATTCCCTATTTTGACCCCAGGACAAAGAGCTACGGCGTTGCAGAATCCGCACCTATCCCGATCACGGTCAAGGCCGCTGAAATGGTGACTGCCTTTGATGCCACCATGAGCGGCACCGGGCCATTAAAAAACCTGGTGGAAAAGAATCCCGAAGGGATACGCGCGAACGTCGCATCGCTCGATGCCATTCATCAATCCGGCTTGTCTGAACTTCAGTGCTTGCTGTTGCTGCTCGTCGTGCCGCCTGCCGGCTTCCTCGTCTTTTACGTGGCGAGTGCCCAACACCGGCTGATGAGAAAAGATCCTGTTAGGGCGCGGGCCATGGGTGCGATGAAGCGATTCAACAAGTCCATGAGACGATTCTCAGGACCGGACGAAGGTATAAATATGCTGGATGAGATCGTGCGTTCATATTTTGCCGATAAACTGAACCTCGCCCGGCACGCGCATACGTTTGAGGAGCTGGAGGATATCATAGGCGATCGTGTCGATATTGAACCCCTCAGGGAAATCTACGCCAGCAGTGCCTACCTGACGTACCGTGAAAAGGATGTGAAGGCAGACTTGGTTTCACTCGCAGAGAACGCAAGGAAATGTATACAAACCATCAACAGATCTAACAAGATATGA